In the genome of Candidatus Saganbacteria bacterium, the window GCAACGTTCGAGATGGGCCAATTTGGTCACTTCAGGCCTGAAGGAGTGTATCCCCTCCTTGGCAGCCACATGCTAAGTATACTCAACATGCTATATCCCCTTCATGAATTTGAATTTGTCAGGAATGATCTGCTGGTAAGGGCAGGGATCACGGAATCAGGCTGGTTATCATTTGCACATTATCGTCTGCCTTTTGGCGGACTTTTTAATTTGAGTTTGAATAATCCGGAAAAGACCAGGAATATAGCGCTTTACGGCACGCTTGGGACAGTTGCTTATAACATGTACTCAAGTCCTGCCGTTAAACTTGCCTGTTTTGACAGGGAATGTGTTCATCAGGTAAAACAGGATACCGGACAGGAATTATGCAAAGGAGGCGAGAATGACAATCTTGCCCTCAGTGTCGATGCTTTTTACGAGATGATCGCATCTTCCGGCCCATCAAATATCGATTGTGCAGTAGAGGTTGCCAGGGCGCTCGAACGGATCTCCTTAGGAAAATAAATTCACTGAAATTTCCAGAAAATCCGTTCGATAGCTTTGTAGACGGGAAACCTAAGGCAATAATAGCCCAAAGATCTAAAAGGAGAAAGAAATGTCTTTAATAAATAATGGATCGATCGCGAAGAGGCTTAGCGAAATCGGAACGAAAGAATACGTTTTACGCAATAGACCTGATGCGTTATCCGTTTCAAAGCGGGTAATGATCACAGGAGGAGCCGGCAATGTCGGCAGTAATCTTGGCATGGCTCTTAGGAAAAGAGATTTTAATGTTGCTGCTTTTGATAACCTGAGAAAAGGTCACCGCGCGGCTGCGGCCATAGCGGGAGCCAGGTTGTTCGTGG includes:
- a CDS encoding Gfo/Idh/MocA family oxidoreductase; the encoded protein is MIQGKIQLGQIGYGYWGQRLYSYFSAHPGFEVTKIAVREPLKARSGLNCRMTSAQDIYDDKNIKAVIVATPVETHYGIAKDVLASGKHLFCEKVFTGTAKEAEELQRMAEQRQLKIMVDYTFTFSHGVRRMVEIAKSGQIGKLSSATFEMGQFGHFRPEGVYPLLGSHMLSILNMLYPLHEFEFVRNDLLVRAGITESGWLSFAHYRLPFGGLFNLSLNNPEKTRNIALYGTLGTVAYNMYSSPAVKLACFDRECVHQVKQDTGQELCKGGENDNLALSVDAFYEMIASSGPSNIDCAVEVARALERISLGK